A single window of Streptomyces aquilus DNA harbors:
- a CDS encoding alpha-1,4-glucan--maltose-1-phosphate maltosyltransferase, with product MPAKHHSSAPPTPSTRPAVTGPPSTSEPPSTDDTPTIGRIPVLDVRPIVQHGRRPAKAVTGETFQVTATVFREGHDAVAANVVLKDPEGRPGPWTPMRELTPGTDRWGADVTPDAEGHWTFYVEAWGDPISTWRHHAQIKIPAGMDTELVLEEGARLHERAAEGAPKGQRKILRAAVTALRDETRPAMARLGAALTPEVDAVLAAHPLREFVTASAPLPLLVERERALYGSWYEFFPRSEGTPERPHGTFRTAARRLPAIAAMGFDVVYLPPIHPIGTTFRKGPNNTLAAGPDDVGVPWAIGSPEGGHDAVHPDLGTIEDFDHFVQQAAAHGLEIALDFALQCSPDHPWVQKHPEWFHHRPDGTIAYAENPPKKYQDIYPIAFDADLDGLIAETLRVLRHWMDHGVRIFRVDNPHTKPVVFWQQVIADINATDPDVIFLAEAFTRPAMMHTLGQIGFQQSYTYFTWRNTKQELTEYLTELSGEAAAYMRPNFFANTPDILHAYLQHGGRPAFEVRAVLAATLSPTWGIYSGYELCENTPLRQGSEEYLNSEKYQLRPRDWETADTIAPLITRLNTIRRENPALRQLRDLHFHHADKEEVIVYSKQSGSNTVLVVANLDPHHTQEATVSLDMPQLGLEWHESVPVRDELTGETYHWGRANYVRLEPGTRPAHILTVLRPSTPQIGGSPTT from the coding sequence ATGCCCGCCAAGCACCACTCGTCAGCACCCCCGACACCGAGCACCCGGCCCGCCGTCACCGGGCCACCGTCCACCTCGGAGCCACCCTCCACGGACGACACCCCCACGATCGGACGGATACCGGTGCTGGACGTCCGCCCGATCGTCCAGCACGGCCGCCGCCCCGCCAAGGCCGTCACCGGCGAGACCTTCCAGGTGACCGCCACGGTCTTCCGCGAGGGCCACGACGCGGTCGCCGCCAACGTCGTACTGAAAGACCCCGAGGGCCGGCCGGGCCCGTGGACGCCGATGCGCGAACTCACCCCCGGCACCGACCGCTGGGGCGCCGACGTCACCCCCGACGCCGAGGGCCACTGGACCTTCTACGTCGAGGCCTGGGGCGACCCGATCAGCACCTGGCGTCACCACGCCCAGATCAAGATCCCGGCGGGCATGGACACCGAGCTGGTCCTGGAGGAGGGGGCCCGCCTGCACGAACGGGCCGCGGAAGGCGCCCCCAAGGGACAGCGGAAGATCCTCCGGGCCGCCGTGACCGCCCTCCGGGACGAGACCCGCCCGGCCATGGCCCGGTTGGGGGCGGCGTTGACGCCGGAGGTGGACGCGGTCCTGGCCGCGCACCCGCTGCGGGAGTTCGTCACCGCCTCCGCGCCACTCCCCCTGCTGGTCGAGCGGGAGCGGGCGCTGTACGGCTCCTGGTACGAGTTCTTCCCGCGCTCCGAGGGCACCCCCGAGCGGCCGCACGGCACCTTCCGCACCGCCGCGCGCCGGCTGCCCGCGATCGCCGCGATGGGCTTCGACGTCGTCTACCTGCCCCCGATCCACCCGATCGGGACGACCTTCCGCAAGGGCCCGAACAACACCCTGGCGGCCGGTCCGGACGATGTCGGGGTGCCGTGGGCGATCGGCTCGCCCGAGGGCGGCCACGACGCCGTCCACCCCGACCTGGGCACGATCGAGGACTTCGACCACTTCGTGCAGCAGGCCGCCGCGCACGGCCTGGAGATCGCGCTGGACTTCGCGTTGCAGTGCTCCCCGGACCACCCCTGGGTGCAGAAGCATCCGGAGTGGTTCCACCACCGCCCGGACGGCACCATCGCGTACGCGGAGAATCCGCCGAAGAAGTACCAGGACATCTACCCCATCGCCTTCGACGCGGACCTGGACGGTCTGATCGCCGAAACACTGCGGGTGCTGCGGCACTGGATGGACCACGGGGTGCGGATCTTCCGGGTCGACAACCCGCACACCAAGCCGGTCGTGTTCTGGCAGCAGGTGATCGCGGACATCAACGCCACCGACCCCGACGTGATCTTCCTGGCGGAGGCGTTCACCCGCCCGGCGATGATGCACACCCTGGGACAGATCGGCTTCCAGCAGTCGTACACGTACTTCACCTGGCGCAACACCAAGCAGGAGCTCACCGAGTACCTGACCGAGCTGTCGGGGGAGGCGGCCGCCTACATGCGGCCCAACTTCTTCGCCAACACCCCCGACATCCTGCACGCCTACCTCCAGCACGGCGGCCGGCCCGCCTTCGAGGTCCGCGCCGTCCTGGCCGCCACCCTCTCCCCCACCTGGGGCATCTACAGCGGCTACGAACTGTGCGAGAACACCCCCCTGCGCCAGGGCAGCGAGGAATACCTGAACTCGGAGAAGTACCAACTCCGCCCCCGCGACTGGGAGACGGCCGACACCATCGCGCCCCTGATCACCCGCCTCAACACCATCCGCCGGGAGAACCCGGCCCTGCGCCAACTGCGCGATCTCCACTTCCACCACGCGGACAAGGAAGAGGTGATCGTCTACTCGAAGCAGAGCGGCTCGAACACGGTTCTGGTGGTCGCCAACCTCGACCCTCACCACACCCAGGAGGCCACGGTCTCGTTGGACATGCCGCAACTCGGCCTGGAATGGCACGAGTCGGTGCCGGTGCGCGACGAGCTCACCGGCGAGACCTATCACTGGGGCAGGGCGAACTACGTGCGTCTCGAACCGGGCACTCGCCCCGCGCACATCCTCACCGTCCTGCGACCGTCCACCCCGCAGATCGGAGGGTCACCCACAACATGA
- a CDS encoding maltokinase N-terminal cap-like domain-containing protein, translating into MSEAVIGTATTSPGLLASLDPLLREWLPRQRWFAGKGRPVTGFTLVAATELLPADRRLGLYHLLVQAHQPAAPWDCYQLLIGVREALPPHLAPALIGHVEEGPLAGRTVYEALHDPRAAEVLLEALRSQARIGGLRFERDPGQDIRPGLVPRVMTAEQSNTSVVYGDTFILKLLRRVVPGVNPDLELPLALAREGCPRVPAPTAWLNAELDGESYVLGVLQPFVQGATDGWELALRELAKGEDFSAEARALGRATAEVHTALAHALPSVTLGAAQLRLLVDGMVERLDAAVQAVPALTPYAPGLRSAFSALADLAAEGRTWTAQRIHGDLHLGQCLRSPAGQWSLIDFEGEPSKPLAERRMPQPPARDVAGMLRSFDYAAFSADPPAPGWAHACRAAYCSGYAEVSGSDPRTDPVLLRAYETDKAIYEVVYEARHRPDWLPVPMAAIERYATSDLF; encoded by the coding sequence ATGTCGGAAGCCGTCATCGGTACTGCCACGACAAGTCCGGGCCTGCTTGCGTCACTTGATCCACTCCTGCGGGAATGGCTGCCACGGCAGCGCTGGTTCGCCGGCAAGGGCCGCCCGGTCACCGGATTCACGCTGGTCGCGGCCACCGAACTGCTGCCCGCCGACCGCAGGCTGGGCCTCTACCACCTGCTCGTCCAGGCCCATCAGCCGGCCGCGCCCTGGGACTGCTACCAGCTCCTCATAGGCGTGCGCGAGGCGCTGCCACCCCATCTCGCGCCCGCGCTGATCGGACATGTGGAGGAGGGCCCGCTCGCCGGACGCACGGTGTACGAGGCCCTGCACGACCCGAGGGCCGCCGAGGTGCTCCTGGAGGCGCTGCGCTCGCAGGCCCGCATCGGCGGACTCCGCTTCGAACGGGACCCCGGGCAGGACATCCGGCCCGGTCTGGTGCCCCGCGTGATGACCGCCGAGCAGTCCAACACCTCCGTCGTCTACGGAGATACGTTCATCCTGAAACTGCTCCGCCGGGTCGTGCCCGGCGTCAACCCCGACCTGGAGCTGCCACTGGCGCTGGCCCGCGAGGGCTGCCCCCGGGTGCCCGCGCCGACGGCGTGGCTCAACGCCGAGCTGGACGGGGAGTCGTACGTCCTCGGTGTGCTGCAACCCTTCGTGCAGGGCGCGACGGACGGCTGGGAGCTGGCGCTGCGCGAGCTGGCCAAGGGCGAGGACTTCAGCGCGGAGGCGCGGGCGCTCGGGCGGGCCACCGCCGAGGTGCACACGGCGCTGGCCCACGCGCTGCCCTCGGTGACACTCGGCGCCGCACAGCTGCGTCTGCTGGTCGACGGCATGGTCGAGCGCCTCGACGCGGCCGTCCAGGCGGTGCCCGCGCTCACGCCGTACGCGCCCGGGCTGCGCTCCGCGTTCAGCGCGCTGGCCGACCTGGCCGCGGAGGGCCGTACCTGGACCGCGCAGCGCATCCACGGCGATCTGCATCTCGGCCAGTGCCTGCGCTCGCCCGCCGGGCAGTGGTCGCTGATCGACTTCGAGGGCGAGCCGTCGAAACCGCTGGCCGAGCGGCGGATGCCGCAGCCGCCGGCCCGGGACGTCGCCGGAATGCTCCGCTCGTTCGACTACGCCGCGTTCTCGGCCGACCCTCCGGCGCCGGGCTGGGCCCACGCCTGCCGGGCCGCGTACTGCTCCGGATACGCCGAGGTCAGCGGCTCGGACCCGCGTACCGACCCGGTGCTGCTGCGCGCGTACGAGACGGACAAGGCGATCTACGAGGTCGTCTACGAGGCCAGGCACCGCCCGGACTGGCTGCCGGTGCCGATGGCGGCGATCGAGCGGTACGCCACATCCGACCTGTTCTGA
- the treS gene encoding maltose alpha-D-glucosyltransferase — protein sequence MIVNEPVQDTFEDTPAKDRDPDWFKRAVFYEVLVRSFQDSNGDGVGDLKGLTAKLDYLQWLGVDCLWLPPFFKSPLRDGGYDVSDYTAVLPEFGDLADFVEFVDAAHQRGMRVIIDFVMNHTSDQHPWFQESRRDPDGPYGDYYVWADDDKQFQDARIIFVDTEASNWTFDPVRKQYFWHRFFSHQPDLNYENPAVQEEMISALRFWLDLGIDGFRLDAVPYLYQQEGTNCENLPATHEFLKRVRKEIDAHYPDTVLLAEANQWPEDVVDYFGDYRSGGDECHMAFHFPVMPRIFMAVRRESRYPVSEILAKTPAIPQNCQWGIFLRNHDELTLEMVTDEERDYMWAEYAKDPRMRANIGIRRRLAPLLDNDRNQIELFTALLLSLPGSPILYYGDEIGMGDNIWLGDRDAVRTPMQWTPDRNAGFSSCDPGRLYLPTIMDPVYGYQVTNVEASMSSPSSLLHWTRRMIEIRKQNPAFGLGSYTELQSSNPAVIAFLREYEDDLVLCVHNFSRFAQPTELDLSTFNGRHPVELFGGVRFPAIGELPYLLTLAGHGFYWFRLRKDAA from the coding sequence ATGATCGTCAACGAGCCCGTCCAGGACACCTTCGAGGACACCCCGGCCAAGGACCGGGACCCCGACTGGTTCAAGCGCGCCGTCTTCTACGAGGTGCTCGTCCGTTCCTTCCAGGACAGCAACGGCGACGGCGTCGGCGACCTCAAGGGCCTCACCGCCAAGCTCGACTACCTGCAATGGCTCGGCGTCGACTGCCTCTGGCTGCCGCCCTTCTTCAAGTCACCGCTGCGCGACGGCGGTTACGACGTCTCCGACTACACCGCCGTCCTCCCCGAGTTCGGCGACCTCGCCGACTTCGTGGAGTTCGTCGACGCCGCCCACCAGCGCGGCATGCGCGTCATCATCGACTTCGTGATGAACCACACCAGCGACCAGCACCCGTGGTTCCAGGAGTCGAGGCGGGACCCGGACGGACCCTACGGTGACTACTACGTCTGGGCCGACGACGACAAGCAGTTCCAGGACGCGCGGATCATCTTCGTCGACACCGAGGCGTCCAACTGGACCTTCGACCCGGTCCGCAAGCAGTACTTCTGGCACCGTTTCTTCTCCCACCAGCCCGACCTCAACTACGAGAACCCGGCGGTCCAGGAGGAGATGATCTCCGCGCTGCGGTTCTGGCTGGACCTCGGCATCGACGGCTTCCGGCTGGACGCGGTGCCGTACCTGTACCAGCAGGAAGGCACCAACTGCGAAAACCTTCCGGCAACCCATGAGTTCCTCAAGCGGGTCCGCAAGGAGATCGACGCGCACTACCCGGACACGGTGCTGCTGGCGGAGGCGAACCAGTGGCCCGAGGACGTCGTCGACTACTTCGGCGACTACCGGTCCGGCGGCGACGAATGCCACATGGCCTTCCACTTCCCGGTCATGCCCCGCATCTTCATGGCGGTGCGCAGGGAGTCGCGTTACCCGGTCTCGGAGATCCTCGCCAAGACCCCGGCGATCCCGCAGAACTGCCAGTGGGGCATCTTCCTCAGAAACCACGACGAGCTCACCCTCGAAATGGTCACCGACGAGGAACGCGACTACATGTGGGCCGAGTACGCGAAAGACCCGCGCATGCGCGCCAACATCGGCATCCGCCGCCGGCTCGCGCCCCTCCTCGACAACGACCGCAACCAGATCGAGCTGTTCACGGCTCTCCTGCTCTCCCTGCCCGGCTCGCCGATCCTCTACTACGGCGACGAGATCGGCATGGGCGACAACATCTGGCTCGGCGACCGCGACGCCGTCCGCACCCCCATGCAGTGGACACCGGATCGCAACGCAGGTTTTTCGTCCTGTGACCCCGGGCGGCTGTATCTGCCGACCATCATGGACCCGGTCTACGGCTACCAGGTCACCAACGTCGAGGCGTCGATGTCGTCGCCCTCCTCGCTGCTGCACTGGACCCGCCGCATGATCGAGATCCGGAAGCAGAACCCGGCGTTCGGACTCGGCTCGTACACCGAACTCCAGTCGTCCAACCCGGCGGTGATCGCGTTCCTGAGAGAGTACGAGGACGATCTCGTCCTGTGCGTGCACAACTTCTCCCGCTTCGCGCAACCCACCGAGCTGGACCTGAGCACGTTCAACGGGCGGCACCCGGTGGAGCTGTTCGGCGGGGTGCGCTTCCCGGCCATCGGTGAGCTGCCGTACTTGCTGACGCTGGCGGGGCACGGCTTCTACTGGTTCCGGCTCCGCAAGGACGCCGCCTGA
- the glgB gene encoding 1,4-alpha-glucan branching enzyme produces the protein MTPPTPSGSDPKKKATAKKAAAKKAPTEKAAVKKATAKKAVVKEAAVKKEAAVKKAAVKKATAKKATAKKATAKGATAEKAVAKKAAAKKTVTKAQKTVAPAPAPLPETPVSPALDAHDRDRLLSGTHHDPHSVLGAHPVPGGIAFRAFRPYALSVTVLTGTLRAELHDDGDGFFSGLLPLREVPSYRLLVTYEGSEQEIEDAYGFLPALGELDLYLIGEGRHEELWKALGAEPMTHQGVTGTRFTVWAPNARGVSLAGTFNFWDGTGHPMRSLGGSGVWELFVPGIGEGELYKFAITRQDGSKTLRADPLARRTEVPPATSSIVHASHHEWQDAAWLSRRADTPAHEAPLSVYEVHLPSWRPGLTYRQLAEQLPAYVKDLGFTHVELMPVAEHPFGGSWGYQVTGFYAPTARLGTPDDFKYLVDALHQAGIGVLMDWVPAHFPRDDWALAEFDGRPLYEHEDPLRAAHPDWGTLEFDFGRREVRNFLVANAVYWCEEFHIDGLRVDAVASMLYLDYSREPGQWTPNVFGGRENLDAVAFLQEMNATVYRRVPGVVTIAEESTAWDGVTRPTESGGLGFGLKWNMGWMHDSLDYVQHEPVHRKYHHHEMTFSMVYAYSENYVLPISHDEVVHGKRSLVSKMPGDWWQQRANHRAYLGFMWAHPGKQLLFMGQEFAQGAEWSEAHGPDWWLLDPAYGAEPDHRGVRDLVRDLNVVYRHTPALWQRDTTPDGFQWVVGDAADDNVFAFLRYDAEGTPLLAVSHFSPVVRHDYRLGVPGDVPAWYETLNTDLGKYGGGDVTNPDAVKPEATPWHGRPASIQLTLPPLATVWLRPA, from the coding sequence GTGACTCCGCCCACGCCCAGCGGATCGGATCCGAAGAAGAAAGCGACAGCGAAGAAGGCAGCAGCGAAGAAAGCTCCGACCGAGAAGGCGGCCGTGAAGAAGGCGACGGCGAAGAAGGCGGTCGTGAAGGAGGCGGCGGTCAAGAAGGAGGCTGCGGTCAAGAAGGCAGCCGTCAAGAAGGCGACGGCGAAGAAGGCGACCGCGAAGAAGGCGACCGCGAAGGGAGCGACGGCCGAAAAGGCGGTCGCCAAGAAGGCGGCGGCGAAGAAGACCGTCACGAAGGCCCAGAAGACCGTCGCCCCGGCGCCCGCCCCGCTGCCCGAGACGCCCGTCTCCCCCGCCCTCGACGCCCATGACCGCGACCGTCTCCTCTCCGGCACCCATCACGACCCCCACTCGGTCCTCGGCGCCCACCCCGTGCCCGGCGGCATCGCCTTCCGCGCCTTCCGGCCGTACGCCCTCTCCGTCACCGTCCTCACCGGCACCCTGCGCGCCGAGCTGCACGACGACGGGGACGGGTTCTTCAGCGGCCTCCTCCCGCTCCGGGAGGTCCCCTCCTACCGGCTCCTCGTGACGTACGAGGGCTCGGAGCAGGAGATCGAGGACGCGTACGGCTTCCTGCCCGCCCTCGGCGAGCTGGACCTGTATCTCATCGGCGAGGGTCGGCACGAGGAGCTGTGGAAGGCGCTCGGCGCCGAGCCGATGACCCACCAGGGCGTGACCGGCACCCGCTTCACGGTGTGGGCGCCCAACGCCCGCGGGGTCAGCCTGGCCGGCACCTTCAACTTCTGGGACGGCACGGGCCATCCGATGCGCTCGCTCGGCGGCTCGGGCGTCTGGGAGCTGTTCGTGCCCGGCATCGGGGAGGGCGAGCTGTACAAGTTCGCGATCACCCGCCAGGACGGTTCGAAGACGCTGCGCGCCGACCCGCTGGCCCGTCGCACCGAGGTCCCGCCGGCCACCTCGTCGATCGTGCACGCCTCGCATCACGAGTGGCAGGACGCGGCGTGGCTGTCACGGCGCGCGGACACGCCGGCCCACGAGGCGCCCTTGTCGGTGTACGAGGTGCACCTGCCGTCCTGGCGGCCTGGGTTGACGTACCGTCAGCTCGCCGAGCAGCTGCCGGCGTACGTCAAGGACCTGGGCTTCACGCACGTCGAGCTGATGCCCGTCGCCGAGCACCCCTTCGGCGGCTCCTGGGGCTATCAGGTCACCGGCTTCTACGCCCCGACCGCCCGCCTGGGCACGCCGGACGACTTCAAGTACCTGGTCGACGCCCTGCACCAGGCCGGGATCGGCGTCCTGATGGACTGGGTGCCGGCCCATTTCCCGCGCGACGACTGGGCGTTGGCGGAGTTCGACGGACGGCCGCTGTACGAGCACGAGGACCCGCTCCGCGCCGCCCATCCCGACTGGGGCACGCTGGAGTTCGACTTCGGCCGCCGTGAGGTGCGCAACTTCCTCGTCGCCAACGCCGTGTACTGGTGCGAGGAGTTCCACATCGACGGGCTGCGCGTGGACGCGGTGGCGTCCATGCTCTACCTCGACTACTCGCGCGAGCCGGGCCAGTGGACGCCCAATGTGTTCGGCGGCCGGGAGAACCTGGACGCGGTGGCGTTCCTCCAGGAGATGAACGCGACCGTGTACCGCCGGGTCCCGGGGGTCGTCACGATCGCCGAGGAGTCCACGGCCTGGGACGGGGTGACCCGGCCGACCGAGAGCGGCGGGCTGGGGTTCGGGCTGAAGTGGAACATGGGCTGGATGCACGACTCGCTCGACTACGTCCAGCACGAGCCGGTGCACCGCAAGTACCACCACCACGAGATGACGTTCTCGATGGTGTACGCGTACAGCGAGAACTACGTGCTGCCGATCTCGCACGACGAGGTCGTGCACGGCAAGCGGTCGCTGGTGTCGAAGATGCCCGGCGACTGGTGGCAGCAACGCGCCAATCACCGCGCGTACCTGGGCTTCATGTGGGCCCACCCGGGCAAGCAACTCCTCTTCATGGGGCAGGAGTTCGCCCAGGGAGCGGAGTGGTCGGAGGCGCACGGCCCCGACTGGTGGCTGCTGGACCCTGCGTACGGGGCGGAGCCCGATCACCGGGGCGTCCGGGACCTGGTCCGTGACCTCAACGTCGTCTACCGCCACACCCCGGCGCTGTGGCAGCGCGACACCACGCCGGACGGTTTCCAGTGGGTGGTCGGCGACGCGGCGGACGACAACGTCTTCGCGTTCCTGCGCTACGACGCCGAGGGCACGCCCCTGCTCGCGGTCTCCCACTTCTCCCCCGTCGTCCGGCACGACTACCGCCTCGGCGTCCCCGGCGACGTCCCCGCCTGGTACGAGACCCTCAACACCGACCTCGGCAAGTACGGCGGCGGCGACGTCACCAACCCGGACGCCGTGAAGCCGGAGGCCACCCCGTGGCACGGCCGCCCGGCCAGCATCCAACTGACGCTGCCGCCCCTGGCCACGGTCT
- a CDS encoding S8 family peptidase, protein MARTRTRRLRRVGGLAAVTCAAALSASTLPAHAAPEGRILGAGAPGSVGGSYLVTLKGGTTAPSSAGKSLAEKYGARISHTYGTVLNGYAIKANERQARLLAADSRVASVVQDTRVTLDHTQRNPPSWGIDRVDQPDLPLDKNYTWPDSAGAGVTVYVIDTGIRISHKDFGGRAGYGWDFVGNDKYAGDGNGHGTHVAGTVAGTRYGIAKQARVVAVRVLDNAGSGTTAQVIAGIDWVTRHARKPAVANLSLGGYHNAQLDAAVQNSIKSGVTYTVAAGNDGLPAGLYSPADVKQAITVGATDTTDTRASFSNYGSALDLFAPGVSITSTSNKGDSAKATYSGTSMASPHAAGTAALYLADHPRATPAQVAKALVTLAASGKISARGLGSPDKLLQVPGS, encoded by the coding sequence ATGGCACGGACGCGAACCCGGCGTCTGCGCCGAGTGGGGGGCTTGGCCGCGGTGACCTGTGCCGCCGCGCTTTCGGCCAGCACCCTGCCCGCGCACGCCGCACCGGAGGGGCGGATACTCGGCGCCGGAGCCCCCGGCTCCGTCGGCGGAAGCTACCTGGTGACACTCAAGGGGGGAACGACGGCCCCGTCGTCGGCGGGCAAGAGCCTCGCCGAGAAGTACGGGGCGAGAATCAGCCACACCTACGGCACGGTCCTCAACGGCTACGCGATCAAGGCCAACGAGAGACAGGCGAGGCTGCTCGCCGCGGACTCGCGGGTCGCCTCGGTCGTCCAGGACACCCGGGTGACGCTCGACCACACCCAGCGGAACCCGCCGTCCTGGGGCATCGACCGCGTCGACCAGCCGGACCTCCCGCTGGACAAGAACTACACCTGGCCGGATTCCGCGGGCGCCGGGGTCACGGTCTACGTCATCGACACGGGCATCCGCATCTCGCACAAGGACTTCGGCGGACGGGCCGGCTACGGCTGGGACTTCGTCGGAAACGACAAGTACGCCGGTGACGGCAACGGCCACGGCACGCATGTCGCCGGCACCGTCGCGGGCACCAGGTACGGCATCGCCAAGCAGGCCAGGGTCGTCGCCGTCCGGGTGCTCGACAACGCGGGCTCCGGTACGACGGCCCAGGTCATCGCGGGCATCGACTGGGTCACCCGGCACGCCAGGAAGCCCGCCGTCGCCAATCTCAGCCTCGGCGGCTACCACAACGCCCAACTCGACGCCGCCGTACAGAACTCGATCAAGTCCGGCGTCACCTACACGGTCGCGGCGGGCAACGACGGGCTCCCCGCCGGCCTCTACTCCCCCGCCGACGTGAAGCAGGCGATCACGGTCGGCGCGACCGACACCACCGACACCCGGGCGAGCTTCTCCAACTACGGCTCCGCCCTGGATCTGTTCGCCCCGGGGGTCTCGATCACGTCAACCTCGAACAAGGGCGACAGCGCCAAAGCCACCTACTCGGGTACGTCGATGGCCTCCCCGCACGCCGCCGGCACGGCCGCGCTCTACCTCGCCGACCACCCGAGGGCCACGCCCGCACAAGTGGCGAAGGCGCTGGTCACGCTGGCGGCGTCCGGCAAAATCTCCGCACGCGGACTGGGCTCACCGGACAAACTCCTCCAGGTACCGGGCTCCTAG